A single genomic interval of Peribacillus sp. FSL H8-0477 harbors:
- a CDS encoding methylated-DNA--[protein]-cysteine S-methyltransferase, translating into MNKLHTLHFASPIGNIEIIGTDEAICSIMFTEDVKDSATTGEPTNVLTDCYQQMTQYFNGERQEFTFPYVQEGTPFRKIVWAALTKIPYGETGSYKDLAASIENPKAIRAVGSANSKNKLSIVIPCHRIIGSTGKLTGYAGGLWRKEWLLHHEQSFKKEAE; encoded by the coding sequence ATGAATAAACTACATACCCTTCATTTTGCTTCTCCGATTGGGAATATAGAAATTATTGGGACAGACGAAGCAATCTGTTCAATTATGTTCACTGAGGACGTAAAAGATTCGGCCACAACCGGCGAACCCACTAATGTCTTAACGGATTGTTACCAACAGATGACTCAGTATTTTAATGGTGAACGTCAAGAATTTACATTTCCTTACGTTCAGGAAGGCACTCCCTTTCGTAAAATCGTCTGGGCTGCTTTAACAAAAATACCTTATGGGGAAACAGGTTCTTATAAAGACCTTGCAGCTTCCATCGAGAATCCTAAAGCCATTCGAGCTGTTGGAAGTGCCAATAGCAAGAATAAATTAAGTATTGTCATCCCCTGCCATCGTATTATTGGCAGTACGGGGAAATTAACTGGTTATGCTGGGGGCTTATGGAGAAAAGAATGGCTGCTTCATCATGAACAGTCCTTTAAAAAAGAAGCTGAATAG
- a CDS encoding DUF5391 family protein: MSLKSGLIIITLLSAFFFCSFIIVASLSPLADLGSAANTFNSFGMWAAIGSILAFYIPPLTLYIFGVDSMRFVMSVFCGFGLFIHTALFVFIIAIGSIEGIIPDLRGVLGICAAMFITNVVWFFVAYRSSKLDAQKPDIIENSRYNGEPN, from the coding sequence ATGAGCCTTAAAAGTGGTTTAATTATTATCACGTTACTTTCTGCGTTCTTCTTTTGTTCCTTCATCATTGTTGCCTCGCTTTCCCCTCTTGCTGACTTAGGTTCTGCAGCAAATACTTTTAACTCGTTCGGAATGTGGGCAGCTATTGGTTCCATACTCGCTTTTTACATCCCTCCTTTAACCTTATATATTTTTGGGGTAGATTCAATGAGGTTTGTTATGTCTGTCTTCTGCGGATTTGGGTTGTTCATTCACACTGCACTGTTTGTCTTTATCATAGCAATCGGTTCGATTGAAGGGATTATTCCGGATTTACGGGGTGTCTTGGGGATTTGTGCTGCTATGTTTATCACCAATGTGGTCTGGTTTTTCGTTGCTTACCGCTCCTCAAAGCTAGACGCTCAAAAGCCAGATATAATCGAAAACTCTCGATACAACGGTGAACCTAACTAA
- a CDS encoding PTS sugar transporter subunit IIB, which produces MNILLCCSAGMSTSLLVTKMEKSAQEQGIDCTIWAVGSSEVNKEMEKANVILLGPQVRYLLTKLEKSGKEKGIPVATINPMFYGLCNGEEVLKQAITLIKGE; this is translated from the coding sequence ATGAATATCTTATTATGTTGTTCGGCGGGAATGTCAACGAGTTTGTTAGTAACCAAAATGGAAAAAAGTGCACAGGAACAAGGAATCGATTGTACGATTTGGGCTGTAGGTTCTTCAGAAGTCAACAAAGAAATGGAGAAAGCCAACGTCATTTTATTAGGTCCACAGGTCCGTTATTTATTAACGAAGCTTGAGAAGTCAGGAAAAGAAAAAGGGATACCAGTAGCGACAATCAATCCCATGTTTTATGGTCTATGCAATGGAGAAGAAGTGCTAAAACAAGCCATTACTCTGATTAAAGGAGAATAA
- the chbG gene encoding chitin disaccharide deacetylase produces MIDLLVNADDFGFSRGVNYGIIDSHKYGIVNSTTIMMNAPATQHAIGLAKDTPTLKVGVHLVLTWGKPLLSDVPSLVDDDGFFKKQSVLIENPTEISLHELEREWSAQIDLLLANGLVPTHLDSHHHVHGIKAFYPIVKKLSEHYHLPVRKAAPHFVDIETVSDVFLDDFYGEGVVDNYFANLQSLETNGKSLEIMTHPAYLDTVLLAGSSYNTVRVRETDILMKAQLPKDYILRK; encoded by the coding sequence ATGATTGACCTGCTTGTTAATGCTGATGATTTCGGCTTCAGTCGTGGTGTAAACTATGGGATTATCGATAGCCATAAGTATGGAATTGTCAATTCAACGACCATTATGATGAATGCCCCAGCGACCCAGCATGCTATTGGACTAGCTAAAGATACTCCAACATTAAAGGTGGGTGTCCATCTGGTTTTAACATGGGGAAAACCACTATTATCTGATGTACCAAGCTTGGTTGATGACGACGGATTCTTTAAAAAACAATCGGTACTCATAGAGAACCCAACCGAGATTTCTCTTCACGAATTAGAAAGAGAATGGTCGGCGCAAATTGATTTGCTACTAGCAAACGGACTTGTACCGACACATTTGGATAGCCATCATCACGTTCATGGAATAAAGGCTTTTTATCCAATCGTGAAAAAGCTTTCAGAGCACTATCACCTGCCCGTTCGTAAGGCCGCACCTCATTTTGTAGATATAGAAACGGTATCCGATGTCTTCTTGGATGATTTTTACGGAGAAGGAGTAGTAGACAATTATTTTGCTAATCTGCAATCTTTAGAAACGAATGGTAAAAGTCTAGAAATTATGACACATCCCGCGTATCTAGATACAGTTTTATTAGCAGGTTCTTCCTATAATACAGTACGAGTGCGGGAAACAGACATTTTAATGAAAGCACAATTACCAAAAGACTATATACTTCGTAAATAA
- a CDS encoding DNA-3-methyladenine glycosylase family protein translates to MNGDLILIELSWSSLSIIVNLPHSNQSILVRKKIVAYIWEWFDLDRDLSSFYILAAQDKVLHNLACQYNGLRMICIPELFEAIVWAIIGQQIHLTYAYTLKKRLVEQFGECLIIEGRTYWHFPSYQKIADLDVDSLRTFTHTSKKAEYIIGIAKAMMKGELTKETLLMKQNCRDYLLTYKGIGPWTAEYVMMKCLHIPSAFPISDVGLHQALKQQLGIERKPTIAEIKELAVNWEGWLAYAVFYLWRSLYE, encoded by the coding sequence ATGAACGGAGATCTTATTTTAATAGAACTCAGCTGGTCTTCGCTTTCCATTATCGTAAATCTCCCACACTCAAATCAATCAATACTCGTTCGTAAAAAGATAGTGGCATATATCTGGGAATGGTTTGATTTGGATCGGGACTTATCAAGCTTTTATATACTAGCTGCTCAAGATAAGGTCTTGCACAACCTTGCCTGTCAATACAATGGTTTACGAATGATATGTATACCAGAATTATTTGAAGCGATAGTTTGGGCCATTATTGGACAGCAGATTCACTTAACCTATGCCTATACATTAAAGAAGCGTTTAGTTGAACAATTTGGCGAATGCCTTATTATTGAAGGAAGGACTTATTGGCACTTTCCTTCCTATCAAAAAATAGCTGATCTAGATGTAGACAGTCTGCGAACATTTACACATACAAGTAAAAAAGCTGAGTATATCATTGGCATTGCCAAAGCGATGATGAAAGGTGAATTAACGAAGGAAACCTTACTTATGAAACAAAACTGCCGTGATTACTTACTGACCTATAAAGGGATTGGGCCATGGACGGCGGAATATGTTATGATGAAATGTCTTCATATCCCTTCCGCCTTTCCCATTTCTGATGTGGGTCTTCACCAAGCATTAAAGCAGCAATTAGGTATTGAACGGAAGCCGACAATAGCCGAAATCAAAGAGTTGGCTGTCAATTGGGAAGGCTGGCTGGCATATGCCGTCTTTTATCTCTGGAGGTCATTATATGAATAA
- a CDS encoding 6-phospho-beta-glucosidase: MSKGLKIVTIGGGSSYTPELIEGFINYYSELPVREIWLVDIEAGKQKLEIVGNLAKRMIEKAGLPIEIHLTLDRKKALKGADYVTTQLRVGQLAARALDEKIPLKHGVIGQETNGPGGLFKAFRTIPVILEIAREMEEVCPHAWLINFTNPAGMVTEAVLRHTKIKVIGLCNVPIGMERGVADLMKVDPSRVRIDFAGLNHMVYGLDVFVDGVSVKDQVIEMITDPDKAITMKNIHAMGWEPEFLRALNLFPCPYHNYYYKTGDVLAQELKDAEKGETRAEVVQRLEEGLFELYKNKELATKPPQLEERGGAYYSEAAVRLIYSIYTDKRDIQAVNTINHGAIEGIPYGSAVEVSCVITKDGPKPINVGKLPIAVRGLIQQIKSFERVAIDAAISGDYDSALLAMTINPLVPSDRVAKLILDEMLEAHKAFLPQFFDKKEESLS; encoded by the coding sequence ATGAGCAAGGGGTTAAAGATTGTTACGATAGGCGGAGGATCCAGCTACACCCCCGAACTAATAGAAGGGTTTATTAATTACTATAGTGAACTTCCGGTACGTGAAATTTGGCTTGTTGATATTGAAGCTGGTAAACAGAAGCTTGAAATTGTCGGAAACCTAGCAAAAAGAATGATTGAAAAAGCCGGTTTACCTATTGAAATTCACCTAACGCTGGACCGCAAGAAAGCGCTCAAAGGAGCTGACTATGTCACGACTCAACTACGAGTCGGGCAGCTGGCAGCACGTGCTCTTGATGAGAAAATCCCTTTAAAACACGGAGTAATCGGCCAAGAAACAAATGGACCTGGTGGACTTTTCAAGGCATTCAGGACGATTCCAGTTATACTTGAGATTGCTCGTGAAATGGAGGAAGTTTGTCCGCATGCATGGCTGATTAACTTTACCAATCCTGCTGGAATGGTGACAGAAGCTGTGCTTCGTCACACTAAAATCAAAGTAATCGGTTTATGTAATGTACCGATTGGAATGGAACGCGGTGTTGCAGACTTAATGAAGGTTGATCCATCTAGAGTCCGCATCGACTTTGCTGGTTTAAATCATATGGTCTACGGTTTGGATGTATTCGTGGATGGAGTAAGCGTGAAGGATCAAGTGATTGAAATGATTACAGATCCGGACAAAGCAATTACGATGAAAAATATTCACGCGATGGGATGGGAGCCTGAATTCCTTCGTGCGCTCAATTTATTTCCTTGTCCGTATCATAATTATTACTACAAAACAGGGGATGTGTTAGCTCAAGAGCTAAAAGACGCTGAAAAAGGAGAAACACGTGCCGAAGTCGTACAAAGATTAGAAGAAGGTTTATTTGAACTTTATAAAAATAAGGAATTAGCAACGAAGCCGCCGCAGCTGGAGGAGCGCGGGGGAGCTTATTATAGTGAAGCAGCAGTAAGATTAATTTACTCAATCTATACGGATAAACGTGATATCCAAGCAGTCAATACCATTAACCATGGAGCAATCGAAGGAATACCATATGGCTCAGCTGTTGAAGTGAGCTGTGTAATCACTAAGGATGGGCCGAAGCCAATTAATGTTGGTAAGCTGCCGATAGCTGTCCGTGGGTTAATTCAGCAAATTAAATCGTTTGAACGAGTAGCCATTGACGCTGCGATTTCAGGAGATTACGATAGTGCCCTGCTTGCGATGACCATTAACCCATTGGTCCCAAGCGACCGTGTTGCGAAACTTATTCTGGACGAAATGCTTGAAGCGCATAAGGCATTTTTACCGCAGTTTTTTGATAAAAAAGAGGAGAGTCTATCATGA
- a CDS encoding cold-shock protein, translating into MEQGKVKWFNAEKGFGFIERENGDDVFVHFSAIQSEGFKSLDEGQEVTFEVEQGQRGPQATNVQKA; encoded by the coding sequence ATGGAACAAGGTAAAGTAAAATGGTTTAACGCAGAAAAAGGATTCGGCTTCATCGAACGCGAAAACGGAGACGATGTATTCGTACATTTCTCAGCTATCCAAAGCGAAGGCTTCAAGTCTTTAGACGAAGGTCAAGAAGTAACGTTTGAAGTTGAACAAGGTCAACGTGGACCCCAAGCAACTAACGTTCAAAAAGCTTAA
- a CDS encoding bifunctional transcriptional activator/DNA repair enzyme AdaA: MELLSFEEMWEKIIACDKKYDGLFFTAVKTTKIYCRPSCRSRKPKKINVEFYTNIEAVENAGYRACKRCQPEVEHSPHIELVQSVRTFLVSHSKQDVRLEDIANHVGISSYYLERLFKQETEETPRTFLEKIRIDQAAHLLKTSKLTNLEICYEAGFQSPSNFYRVFRNVKRCSPSEYRTAISRTCNEMD, translated from the coding sequence ATGGAACTGCTTTCGTTTGAAGAAATGTGGGAGAAAATTATAGCTTGTGATAAAAAATACGACGGTTTGTTTTTTACAGCAGTGAAAACAACAAAAATTTACTGCAGACCTTCTTGCCGGTCTCGAAAGCCTAAAAAAATAAATGTAGAATTCTACACAAATATAGAGGCTGTTGAAAACGCGGGTTATCGTGCTTGTAAACGGTGCCAGCCTGAAGTCGAACACTCGCCCCATATCGAACTAGTACAAAGTGTAAGGACTTTTTTAGTTAGTCATTCAAAGCAAGATGTTCGTTTAGAGGATATTGCGAATCATGTGGGAATCAGCTCTTATTATCTTGAACGGCTTTTTAAACAGGAAACGGAAGAAACTCCGCGAACTTTCTTAGAAAAAATTAGGATTGATCAGGCTGCACACCTACTGAAAACATCAAAACTGACCAATCTTGAAATTTGCTATGAAGCAGGCTTCCAAAGTCCGTCTAATTTTTACAGGGTCTTCCGTAATGTGAAAAGGTGTTCGCCCAGTGAATATCGAACGGCTATAAGCAGGACTTGTAATGAAATGGACTAA
- a CDS encoding PTS sugar transporter subunit IIC: MMTFIEKYIMPIAVKVGNNRHLLAIRDALIGMIAITMVGSFAVLFNNLGQVIKPYGRMMEYIFGPAWSTLGGDIWFGTFAFMTVFAVFGISYKLARSYDDDGFEAMLVAAACFFLLLPQIGNVTLTVNEEAVSGGAWGFVSVNYFNATALFTGIIVALVATEIFVRLSRIKFLVIRLPDGVPPAVARSFAKLIPGMATIFIAGVFGLLFRKVTDGQILNDWLGKVIVSPLQSAVDSLPFAILLVFLVHLLWMIGLHGPNILGGITTPLFERSGVTNIDLYAKGVTDMSEYGVLAGSFLDAFVYLGGSGATLGLIIAMIIAGRKRYKQMIALGGAPGIFQINEPILFGLPIVLNPIWFIPFVLGPVITTVISYLAVSSGLVFPIVAKIPWVTPPIIGGYLATGGHASGAILAGINLMISTLIYLPFVYAQVRIDSKNKPELTKDSDTLSL; the protein is encoded by the coding sequence ATGATGACTTTTATCGAAAAATACATTATGCCGATTGCTGTGAAGGTAGGTAATAACCGTCATCTACTCGCCATTCGTGATGCTTTGATTGGAATGATAGCGATTACAATGGTAGGATCATTTGCTGTTTTATTTAATAATCTAGGTCAGGTAATCAAGCCATACGGTAGAATGATGGAGTACATTTTCGGGCCGGCATGGTCAACACTTGGCGGTGATATATGGTTTGGAACGTTTGCCTTTATGACGGTCTTCGCTGTATTTGGAATTTCATACAAATTAGCACGATCCTACGATGATGACGGATTTGAAGCTATGCTGGTTGCTGCAGCTTGTTTCTTCTTACTATTACCGCAAATTGGTAACGTAACGCTGACTGTCAATGAAGAAGCGGTTTCAGGCGGTGCATGGGGTTTCGTAAGTGTAAATTACTTTAATGCAACTGCTTTATTTACGGGTATTATCGTCGCTCTAGTTGCAACAGAGATATTCGTGAGACTATCAAGAATTAAATTCTTGGTCATCAGACTACCTGATGGTGTTCCTCCAGCAGTAGCCCGTTCATTTGCTAAGCTGATTCCGGGGATGGCCACGATTTTCATTGCCGGTGTTTTCGGTCTGCTTTTCCGCAAAGTTACGGACGGACAAATCTTAAATGATTGGCTTGGTAAGGTCATTGTCTCACCATTACAAAGTGCTGTGGATTCCCTTCCATTTGCGATTTTGCTCGTCTTCCTAGTTCACTTGTTATGGATGATTGGTCTCCATGGTCCAAATATTCTTGGTGGGATTACAACACCGTTATTTGAAAGATCAGGCGTAACCAATATTGATTTGTACGCTAAAGGTGTCACCGACATGAGTGAATATGGAGTACTTGCTGGGTCATTCCTTGATGCATTCGTTTATCTAGGAGGATCAGGCGCTACACTAGGTCTGATTATTGCGATGATTATTGCTGGACGAAAACGGTATAAACAAATGATTGCACTTGGCGGAGCACCAGGAATATTTCAGATTAACGAACCCATTCTATTCGGTCTGCCAATTGTACTTAATCCTATCTGGTTCATTCCTTTTGTGTTGGGCCCTGTGATTACAACAGTCATTTCTTATTTAGCAGTAAGTTCTGGATTAGTTTTTCCGATTGTTGCTAAGATTCCTTGGGTTACACCTCCGATTATAGGCGGGTATTTAGCGACAGGCGGGCATGCATCGGGTGCTATATTAGCCGGAATTAATTTGATGATTTCTACTCTAATCTATTTACCATTCGTTTATGCACAGGTGAGAATCGACTCAAAAAATAAACCAGAGCTAACTAAGGATTCAGATACGTTAAGTCTCTAA
- a CDS encoding GntR family transcriptional regulator, producing the protein MNKDGALHSIIKDSIIDLIKNGEYKPNTKLPTEAEFCETYKVSRTTVRTALQQLTVEGYIYRVQGRGTFVSENKVRQFLTSTVEQFSEQITMQGKNPSIKVLSLKVIEANSFLANLLGQNIGDPINKLERIRYVNNVPLQYEIAYLPWYKTPGLNIEACEKSLFKVLESQFNLKVKHTVEHLELTHADEVISEKLDIPAGSPCFLLETHTYTEDGLEIEYSKTIFRGDRAHFVIERNY; encoded by the coding sequence GTGAATAAAGATGGTGCTTTACACTCCATCATTAAGGATTCTATTATCGATTTGATTAAAAATGGCGAGTACAAACCCAATACCAAATTACCGACCGAAGCAGAATTTTGCGAAACGTATAAAGTCAGTAGAACCACCGTTCGAACGGCTTTGCAGCAATTAACTGTTGAAGGTTATATTTATCGTGTCCAAGGCAGAGGGACTTTTGTTTCAGAAAATAAAGTAAGACAATTTCTTACCAGCACGGTCGAACAATTTTCCGAACAAATTACCATGCAAGGAAAAAACCCCTCCATTAAAGTCCTGAGCTTAAAGGTGATTGAAGCAAATTCATTCCTTGCCAACCTCTTAGGACAAAACATTGGTGATCCCATTAATAAGCTCGAACGAATTCGCTACGTTAATAACGTCCCGCTTCAATATGAAATCGCCTACCTTCCTTGGTACAAAACCCCTGGACTTAATATTGAAGCGTGTGAAAAGTCATTATTTAAGGTGCTTGAATCTCAATTCAACCTTAAAGTAAAACACACAGTTGAACATTTAGAGCTGACTCATGCTGATGAGGTCATTTCAGAGAAATTGGACATTCCTGCAGGTTCCCCATGTTTCTTATTAGAGACACACACCTATACCGAGGATGGATTGGAGATTGAATACTCCAAGACAATATTCCGAGGTGACCGCGCTCACTTTGTCATTGAGCGAAATTATTAA
- a CDS encoding PTS lactose/cellobiose transporter subunit IIA — protein sequence MTVEKEELYQLSFQLILYSGNARSLAMEALQEAKEKDFVAAKLKIAESESELLKAHKFQTQLIQAEAGGDKFDIPIILVHAQDHLMTAMTVKDLASEMIDMRQEMSGK from the coding sequence ATGACAGTGGAAAAAGAAGAGTTATATCAGCTATCCTTTCAATTGATTTTGTATAGTGGAAACGCGAGAAGTCTGGCAATGGAAGCCTTGCAAGAAGCAAAGGAAAAGGATTTTGTTGCTGCGAAGTTGAAAATTGCCGAGTCAGAATCAGAATTACTGAAGGCCCATAAATTTCAAACGCAGCTCATTCAGGCAGAAGCAGGCGGGGACAAGTTTGATATTCCCATTATCCTTGTACATGCTCAGGATCACTTAATGACAGCTATGACGGTGAAAGATCTGGCAAGTGAAATGATAGATATGCGACAAGAGATGAGTGGAAAGTGA